From a region of the Canis lupus dingo isolate Sandy chromosome 5, ASM325472v2, whole genome shotgun sequence genome:
- the ALOX15 gene encoding polyunsaturated fatty acid lipoxygenase ALOX15 gives MGLYRIRVSTGSSLCAGSQNQVQLWLVGQHGEAEIRKRLRPARGQETEFKVDVEEHLGPLLFVKLQKWHFLQDDAWFCNWISVQGPGDSGEEFTFPCYRWVEGSGILSLPEGTGRTVVDDPQDLFKDYREKELEKKRNLYRWGNWKDGLILNVVGATISDLPADERFLEDKRIDFEASLAKGLADLAIKDSLNLFTCWNDLDDFNRIFWCDQSKLAKKVRDSWKEDALFGYQFLNGANPMILRRSRQLPARLKFPPGMEELQIQLEQELQGGRLFEADFVLLDGIKANVILCSQQYLAAPLVMLKLQPDGKLLPMVIQLQLPRVGCPPPPLFLPTDPPMVWLLAKCWVRSSDFQIHELQSHLLRGHLMAEVITVATMRCLPSIHPIFKLLIPHLRYTLEINVRARTGLISDNGVFDQVVSTGGGGHVELLQRARAFLTYRSFCPPTDLADRGLLGVESSFYAQDALRLWEILYRYVQGIVYLHYKTNEAVRDDLELQTWCREITEVGLRGAQDQGFPNSLQSRDQMCHFLTMCIFTCTGQHSSTHLGQLDWYTWVPNAPCTMRLPPPTTKDVTLETVMATLPNCHQASLQMSITWQLGRRQPVMVALGQHQEEYFSGPGPKDVLKKFREELAVLEKEIETRNAKLDMPYQYLQPSLVENSVAI, from the exons ATGGGTCTCTACCGCATCCGCGTGTCCACCGGCTCCTCGCTGTGCGCGGGCTCCCAAAACCAGGTGCAGCTGTGGCTCGTGGGCCAGCACGGGGAAGCGGAGATCCGGAAGCGCCTGCGGCCGGCGCGGGGCCAG GAGACGGAATTCAAGGTGGACGTGGAGGAGCACCTGGGGCCGTTGCTGTTCGTGAAACTGCAGAAATGGCACTTCCTTCAGGACGACGCCTGGTTCTGCAACTGGATCTCCGTGCAGGGCCCCGGGGACAGCGGGGAAGAGTTCACGTTCCCGTGCTACCGCTGGGTGGAAGGCAGTGGCATCTTGAGCCTCCCCGAGGGCACCG GCCGGACGGTGGTGGACGACCCTCAAGACTTGTTCAAGGACTACAGggaaaaggagctggaaaagaagAGGAACCTGTACCG GTGGGGTAACTGGAAGGATGGATTAATCCTGAATGTCGTTGGGGCCACGATCTCTGACCTCCCTGCAGATGAACGATTTCTGGAAGATAAGAGAATTGATTTTGAGGCTTCGCTGGCGAAGGG GCTGGCAGACCTAGCCATCAAAGACTCTTTAAATCTCTTCACTTGCTGGAATGATCTGGATGACTTCAACCGAATTTTCTGGTGTGACCAGAGCAAGTTGGCTA AGAAGGTGCGGGACTCCTGGAAAGAAGACGCCTTGTTTGGGTACCAGTTTCTCAACGGTGCTAACCCCATGATACTGAGGCGCTCCAGGCAGCTGCCTGCACGCCTGAAGTTCCCTCCGGGGATGGAGGAGCTGCAGATCCAGCTGGAGCAGGAGCTCCAG GGAGGCAGGCTGTTCGAGGCGGACTTCGTGCTGCTGGACGGGATCAAGGCCAATGTCATCTTGTGCAGCCAGCAGTACCTGGCCGCCCCTCTGGTCATGCTGAAACTGCAGCCTGATGGGAAACTGTTGCCCATGGTCATCCAG ctccagctgccaCGTGTGGGATGCCCTCCACCACCGCTTTTCCTGCCCACGGATCCCCCGATGGTCTGGCTCCTGGCCAAGTGCTGGGTCCGTAGCTCTGACTTTCAGATCCACGAGCTGCAGTCTCACCTTCTGCGGGGACACTTGATGGCAGAGGTCATCACCGTGGCCACCATGAGGTGCCTTCCGTCCATACACCCCATCTTCAAG cttctcATCCCCCATCTGCGCTACACCTTGGAAATTAACGTTCGGGCCAGGACGGGGCTCATCTCTGACAACGGTGTTTTCGACCAG GTGGTGAGCACAGGTGGCGGAGGCCACGTGGAGCTGCTCCAGCGAGCTAGAGCCTTCCTAACCTACCGCTCCTTCTGTCCTCCCACTGACCTGGCCGACCGGGGGCTCCTGGGAGTCGAGTCTTCCTTCTATGCGCAGGATGCTCTGCGGCTTTGGGAAATCCTCTACCG CTATGTGCAGGGCATCGTGTATCTCCACTACAAGACGAACGAGGCTGTGAGAGATGATCTGGAGCTGCAGACTTGGTGTCGAGAGATCACTGAGGTCGGGTTGCGGGGGGCTCAGGACCAAG GGTTCCCCAACTCCTTACAGTCCCGCGACCAGATGTGTCACTTTCTCACCATGTGTATATTCACCTGTACTGGCCAGCACTCGTCCACCCACCTGGGCCAG cTGGACTGGTACACTTGGGTCCCTAACGCGCCCTGCACCATGCGGCTGCCGCCTCCTACCACCAAGGACGTGACACTGGAGACAGTTATGGCAACACTGCCCAACTGCCATCAGGCCTCGCTGCAGATGTCCATCACCTGGCAGCTGGGCCGCCGCCAGCCTGTGATG GTGGCTCTGGGCCAGCACCAGGAGGAGTATTTTtcaggccctggacccaaggaCGTGCTGAAGAAGTTCAGGGAGGAGCTGGCTGTTTTGGAGAAGGAAATCGAGACCCGGAATGCAAAGCTGGACATGCCCTACCAGTACCTGCAGCCCAGCCtggtggaaaacagtgtggccaTCTGA